One genomic segment of Planctopirus limnophila DSM 3776 includes these proteins:
- a CDS encoding sigma-70 RNA polymerase sigma factor region 4 domain-containing protein → MSVRDKRGAKVDLDRPNHDLWTYLISVNRDSPHNIRAISALMLRLLGNLSLDQIARVLKTHRGRVSRLLRRGRLIARTHLQAEEPVEVSLG, encoded by the coding sequence ATGTCAGTCAGAGACAAGCGAGGGGCCAAGGTCGATCTCGACCGGCCCAACCACGATCTGTGGACCTATCTGATCTCGGTGAACCGTGATTCACCGCACAACATTCGAGCCATCTCAGCCTTGATGTTGAGGCTGCTCGGCAACCTGAGCCTCGACCAGATCGCAAGAGTGCTCAAGACCCATCGAGGTCGAGTCAGTCGCCTCTTGCGTCGCGGTCGATTGATTGCCCGAACTCACCTGCAGGCTGAAGAGCCTGTGGAAGTTTCCCTGGGC